One Panicum virgatum strain AP13 chromosome 3N, P.virgatum_v5, whole genome shotgun sequence DNA segment encodes these proteins:
- the LOC120663565 gene encoding caldesmon-like, with translation MALSSSRPHHLLRPLLRGFHASAQALARAEPHEFSKPSGYLGSWEPAEEPREAWAQLDRLRKGYARDVRQLRRQYAYEMQLMEAERQRKAEARAEAARVANEERKGAKAAAAQTRAAERRAFEEDFRQALMKERAEKLESWRKKEKLREQKKAEQKELLCKKSSVWLAEDKLEDQILDAIKNTTPL, from the exons atggcgctcTCCTCCTCCCGGCCGCACCACCTCCTGCGCCCGCTCCTCCGCGGCTTCCACGCCTCTGCGCAGGCCCTGGCGCGGGCGGAGCCGCACGAGTTCTCCAAGCCTAGCGGCTACTTGGGCAGCTGGGAGCCCGCGGAGGAGCCCCGGGAGGCGTGGGCGCAGCTGGACCGGCTGCGGAAGGGGTACGCGCGCGACGTGCGGCAGCTGCGCCGCCAGTACGCATACGAAATGCAGCTGATGGAGGCCGAGCGGCAGCGGAAGGCCGAGGCGCGCGCCGAGGCCGCCCGCGTCGCCAACGAGGAGCGCAAGGGAGCcaaggccgccgcggcgcagaCGCGCGCGGCCGAGCGGCGCGCATTCGAGGAGGACTTCCGCCAGGCCCTT ATGAAAGAAAGAGCTGAGAAGCTGGAGAGCtggaggaaaaaggagaagctccgggagcagaagaaggcggAGCAGAAGGAGCTCTTGTGCAAGAAGAGCAGTGTGTGGCTTGCTGAAGATAAACTTGAAGATCAAATACTCGATGCTATCAAGAATACCACTCCTCTATAA